The Weissella confusa DNA window GGTCAGACTTCATTGAGGCATAAACGTACAACTTTTCCAAATCTTGCATCAAGCCCAAGCCGTATTGCAACGCATTGTACAAATCCGTTGCCGAATTCGTCACGTTCGCTGCAAAGAACTCAGCTGACTCAAGACGGTCTTCCAAATCTGCGAAGGCATCTTCCCACGCTTCGTCAGAGGCAAAGATTGTTGATAGATCCCAAGTCATTGACTCAGGCAACTCTTCGCGCAATGGTAATTCTTTTGCCATAATAGCTAACCTCATTTCAACTTTATAGTTGTTATTCTACACTTTGGGTTACGAAGTTGCACGTAGTAACGGAGGAGCTAATCTAACACCGCAAATTTATGTTGGTAATCCGGGTACCATTCTGGCGCTCGGTTCAACCAAACCCGGTCACCCTGTCGTGTAATCACATCCGCCACCTGCCATTCCTGTAACAATTGATTCAACCATAAACTAACGGCCTCGTCTTGTTTGGTGGCACCAAATTCAAACCAAGCCTGCTGAATCAACACTTCCTGTAGTTGTTCAATAGTCTGCGGTCCTTTTTCTAACGCCAACAAAACCGCTAATGACAACTCCCATTGCGTTGCACGCCCACCACCCGGCATTGCATTCAGACGATGACAAATCCACGGCATCCCCACTAAACTACGTCCTAAACGATATAATCGTTTCTGCCAACGTCGACTAATGTCTGCACGTTGCGTCGCTAGCTGTTGCAATTTCAATAATTGGCGATACGGATCGCCGACATCTTTTTGACCAACCCGATTACGACAATCAAGGCGCCACCATGACTGCCACTCAACACGATTGTTTTTTGGTCGCCAAAAGGCCACCTGTAAACTGTCACCACGAATCCGGGCAAACTTGGCCCAGGTGGCTTGTTGTAACTTTTTCTGCTGATAAGTTGGTCCCAATACCCAAACGACATCCATCCCCAACGACTCAAACCCACGTGACCGTTCGGAAATTCGTTGGGCCGTTATTGGGGCGCATTGAAACTCAACCGCGATTTTTACATTATTGAAGGTCACAACTAAATCCGGGCGTTGCTGAATATCTGGTAGCCAAACTTCCAATTCAACCGTGCCACCAATATTTTCAAAAAAATCAGCCAATTGTAATTTACCCAACAAATGATCGCGTGATTCTCCCTCAGCCAACGATTGGCAATCACGTAAGGTTACGTGTGAAAAATGTGGTGTTTTAATCGTCCCTTGTTTCAGTTGCACCTCACCCTCACAACCGGGACAAACGTAAACAGTCGTTTTCACCGCCACATCGGCTTTCACCAGTTCTACTGACCCATGCTTCTTTGCTATAAACATATGCATCCTCCTAGTAATAAAGAGGTGCAGCCGGCCATATTTTCCAATCGACTTTTTGACAAAAGAAAAAGACTTATAAGTCATCTGACCTATAAGTCTTAATTCTTAATCAACTTGATTAGTTAGTTGCTTCTTCCAACTTTTCAATGTCTTCAGCTGATGGCTCTGCATCAACTTGCTCTTCAGCAAGCAAGACCTTGTCGTACTTACGAGCAAATGGCAAGTAAGTGAATCCAGTCATCACAAGCATCAAAGCTTGCCACAAAGCACCTTGCCATCCACCGACAATCAAACCAGAAATAATGGCTGGCGTCGTCCAAGGAACATACATTCCGTTAAATGGTGGGATGATACCGAAGTAAATTGCAAAGTAAGTAGCGAATCCTGAGATAAGTGGCGTCAAGATAAATGGTACGGCTAGCAATGGGTTCAATACCAATGGCAAACCGAACAAAATTGGCTCGTTGATGTTGAACAAAGCAGGAACGATTTCCAACTTACCCAACGTCTTCATTTGAACTGACTTGGCGCGTACCAACATGAACACAACCAAACCAATCGTCATACCTGAACCAGTAACCGTGATAAATTGGTCCATGAAGGCTTGCGTAACGATGTGACCACCGTTCTCCAACGTCAACTTTCCAGCCTTGTACAAAGCCAAGTTGTCGGCGTTGTTAGCCAATAGCAATGGCGTCATGATACCACCAACGATGGTTGCACCGTGGACACCGAAGAACCACAAGAACACTGGCAAGAAGGCAACAACGACAACACCCAAAGGTCCGTCAGTTGCGTGTTGCAAAGGTGTTTGGATCGTCGTGTAAATCCACTCTACCAAAGTCGTGTTGAATCCCAACTTGAAGATTCCGTAAACAGCAGTTGCAATCGTTACGATAGCAGCACCTGGCACCAAAGCCGTAAATGATGCTGCAACGTTAGCTGGCACTTGTTCAGGCAACTTGATTGTGAAGCCCTTCTTCATGAACCATGAGTAACCCCAACCAACAAGCAAACCAACGATGATGGCAACGATCATTCCCTTACCACCAAGCCAAGCCTTGTCGATAACACCTGACACTTGCCAAGCAGTTGACGTCTTGTCTGGGTCAGCAATGTTCGTTACAGACTTGATTGTGTCTGGTTGCAACAAGATGTCGACAACAACGGCCAACAAACCGGCTGATACACCTTCGTATCCTTCATCGCGAACCCATGAGTAGGCGATTCCGAATACGGCAAACAAAGCCATGATTCCAAATGATGCGTTATTTGCTTGCAAGAAGATAGGTCCTAGGCCAATCTTATCCAAGTAATCCGCAATTGGTTGGTATGGGAATTGTCCCAAGATCAAGAAAATAGCTCCAATAACGATGAATGGAATTGGGTAAAGCATACCATTCTTAATCGCTGTAACCGCCTTCGTGTTAACGAATTTCATTACCGGCGGCAACAACTTTTCATTAATAAATGTATTCATGTTATTATCCTCATTCTATGAATATATAGTATAAATTTTTAAAACCGATAGTTAACACCAATCCTCTATTAGAATTACCCCAAATCCTCTCCGTTTGAGGCAATCACTTGTTGATACCACTTGAATGAATCCTTGCGGTAACGCTTACCTGATCCTTGACCCATGTCATCCAAATCAACGTAGATGAAGCCATAACGCTTCAACATTTCACCCGTTGAGGCTGACACGATATCAATTCCTGACCATGGCAAGTAACCAATCAACGGAATACCATCTAAGACAACAGCACGTTCCATTGATTCGATGTGACCTTGGAAGTATGCAATGCGGTAGTCGTCATGGACTTCGCCATTTTCTTCCAACTTGTCATAAGCACCAAAGCCGTTTTCAACGATGAACATTGGCTTTTGCCAACGATCCCACATCCAGTTCATAGCCCAACGGACACCAACTGGATCGATTTGCCAGCCCCAATCTGACTTTTGCAAGAATGGGTTGTCGCCGTGGTTTGCTTCTTCATCGTATTCCAACCACTCGTCACCGGTATCTGAAACCGTCCATGACATGTAGTATGAGAATGCGACATAGTCGACTGTATTCTCTGCCAAAATCTTTTCATCTTCCGGCGTAATATCAATCTTGAAGCCCTTGTGCGCCCAGAACTTCTTCAACCAGTTTGGATACTTACCGTTGGCGTGCACATCACCCCAGAAATAACGGGTTTGCATCGCACGCTCAGCCATCAAAATATCTTCTGGCTTTGATGACGCTGGATAAACCGGGTTCATGGCAATCATGTCCCCAACCAACAACTTGCAACCCTTTTCACGGGCGATTTCGTGGGCACGCTTCGTTACCAAAGCTGATGCCAACAATTCGTAGTGTGATGCTTGATACATCAACTCTTGCGCTTCATCCTCGCTGTAAACCTTCAACCCTGAGTTTTGCAACATTGGGTGTGGATCCATCCATGATGTTTGGTTGTTGATTTCGTTAAACGTCATCCAGTACTTAACACGGTCGCCGTAACGACGAATAACCGTGTCCGCAAACTTCACAAAGAAGTCGATTACTTGGCGGTTACGGAAACCACCGTACTCTGTTACCAAGTGAAGCGGCATTTCAAAGTGACTCAACGTCAAGACAGGTACGATATCATTTTCAATCATCGCATCAATCATCTTGTCGTAGTAACGCAATCCTTCTTCGCTAGGCAACACATCATCACCATTTGGATAGATACGTGTCCAAGCAATTGAAGTTCGGAATGCCTTAAGACCAAGTTCCTTCATCAACTTAAAGTCTTCTGGGTAAGTGTGATAGAAATCAATCCCACGGTGGTTAGGATAGTTACCATCTGGCAATACTTCATCCGTCACCTCACGTGCCACACCGTGCTTACCAGCTAGCATGACGTCCGCGATTGAGACTCCTTTATCATCCACGTCCCAGGCACCTTCAAGTTGGTGAGCCGCAACAGCCGCTCCCCACAGGAACCCGTCAGGCATTTTATAGCCTTTGACCATTACTTACCCTCCAAAGCATCGACGCGCTTCATCAATTCAATCAACTCAACGGCCATGTCACGGAACGTAATTGCGTTCATCAAGTGGTCCTGTCCGTGAACCATGTACAAGTCAACTTCGGTGTGCTCCCCTTGTGCTTCCTTAGTCAACATGTCAGTTTGAACGTCGTGGGCAGCCTTCAATTCTTCGTTAGCTGCCTTCAAAGCTTCTTCAGCTTCGTCGTACTTGTGCTCCTTCGCAAATTGAATTGCTTGGTATGCTTGTCCCTTAGCGTTTCCACCGTGCATGATCAAGCCCATTACGACTTCCATACGTGCGTCATCCATAATTATTCCCCCATATGCTAATGACTGACTGGTCATTACGCTACCAGTCAGTCAAACCGTCATTTGTTACTGCTCAAATCGTGTTACATCATTGCTTCGGCTGCTGCCAAAACCTTGTCACCCTTCATCATGCCGTAGTCCATCATGTTGATAACATCCATTGGAATACCAGCTTCGTCAGTCTTCTTCTTAACATCGTTCTTCAAGTAACCGACTTGAGGTCCAAGCAACAATACGTCAGGCTTGTGATCTGATGCCAACTCTGCATCAATATCTGACGTTGACTTTGCAAAAATCTCGTAGTCCTTACCTTCAGCCTTAGCTGCATCTTGCATACGCTTAACCAACATTGAAGTTGACATTCCTGCCGCACATGCCAACATAATCGTCTTGTCTGCCATAATTATTTCCTCCAGAAATACCTTTAATAAAAATTTTTTAGAATTAAATTACAAGTCCACACCGTGTGAGGCGATTACTTGCTTATACCAATCAAATGAATCCTTGCGCAAACGTTCGCCTGAACCTTCGCCCATGTCATCCAAGTCAACATAAATGTAACCGTAACGCTTACTCATTTCACCAGTACCAGCTGACACAATGTCAATTGGTCCCCATGATAGGTAACCGATTACTGGGATACCATCCATCACAACTGCCTTTTCAACTTCAGCAACGTGCGCCTTCAAGTAATCGATACGGTATTGGTCATGAACCTTACCATCAACTACTTCGTCGTAAGCACCAAAGCCATTTTCAACAATCATGATTGGCAAACCTGGGTACAAGTCGTTCAATTCGTTCAACGTGTAACGCAAACCTTGTGGGTCGATTGCCCAACCCCAATCTGAAACTTGTACTTCAGGATTTGGCACGATTTCATAACCATGTAGGTTATCGAATTCTGCATCATCATCTGACGTTGCCTTAATCACGAATGAGTTGTAATAAGAAATTGCCAAGTAATCAACCGTTCCGGCGCGAAGTGCTTCGCGATCTTCTTCAGTGATATCAGGGCGCATCCCAGTACGCTTTGCGAAGGCTTCAAATTCCGCTGGATACTCACCACGAACGTGAACATCTGAGAACCAGCCACGTGCTTGACGGGCCTTTTGTACCGCCAACATGTCAGCTGGCTTTGATGAAGCTGGGTACAATGGCGCAACGTTCAACATGCCACCGATGACGAAATCAGGGTTAATCGCATGTCCGATTTCAACGGCCTTAGCACTGGCTACCAATTCATAGTGACCAGCTTGGACCATCGCTGCTAACTTTTCTTCGGCTGGCGTACCCTCTGGGAACTTCAAACCTGAATTCGTCCAGATCATGAATTCGCCCATCGTTTCGTCAGTCAAGTTAGCTTGATTTGAAATTTCGTTGTGCGTCATCCAGTACTTCACCTTGTCCTTGTAACGAGTGAAAACTGTTTCAGCGTACTTTACGAAGAAATCAATCAAACGACGATCAGACCAACCACCATATTCAGTTACCAAATGGTATGGCATTTCAAAGTGGTTCAATGTGATAACTGGCTCAATTCCAAGACGATTCATTTCATCGAACATATCATCGTAGAATTGCAATTCTTCTTCATTTGGCGTTGCATCATCGCCATTTGGGAAGATACGCGTCCAAGCAATCGAAGTACGGAATGCCTTAAAGCCCATCTCGGCCATCAAAGCCAAGTCCGCCTTGTAAGTATCATAGAAGTAGATACCGTGATGGTTAGGATAATTCAATCCCTCGATCACACCATCTGTGATTTCACGTGGCTTCCCGTGAGCCCCGGCAGTCAAGATATCTGCAATTGAGACACCCTTACCACCGACGTTCCAAGCACCCTCGGCTTGGTGTGCTGCAATCGCACCACCCCACAAGAAATCATCATTCAACTTTAGTCCCATAATATCCCCCTATTCGGTTACGTAAAGTGAAAACCCAACGTCGCAAATAATTTAATGTAAGCGTTTACATTCACAATTTACTGCTTCGTTGTAACAACTATATTACAGATATATTTTGTAAAAGTTTCGAACAAAAAGACTAAAGTATGAATTCTGATGGTTATAGTCTGTGATTAAGTTGTAAGTTTTTTTATGAACAATCCCAAAATAGCAACAATGAAAGCGTTTACTACTAAATGAGGCACATTCTTATCTGATACATTGCCCACCTTTTCATTTGTAAAACTTTTGCAACAAACAGTGCTTTTTGGCGTAATTCTTTTTCTTTAATTTATAAGATTTATATATGGTCGAGTGTTTTGGTTTGTGGTGTTTTATTTGGTAGTAAGTGTCCGTCCTGACGGCCGGAGTGCTTGGCCCCTTCTAGGGCACGCTAACACGTCCAGACCATGACCTGCAGGGAGCGGAGTCCACGCCGTTGGCGCGTACGCCTTTACCTCCCGTGGCTCTAAGCGGTAAAACCGCTAAGAACCCACACCTGCGGGTCAAGGTCTGCACGTGTCTATACGCGTGGCGGGGCCAAGCACAGCAGCCAAGCAATACTATGTTTTTTGGATGATCATCCACCACAAAACCGTAGGGTGAACGGTTTCCCCATTTCTTTCCAGGTGGATGATAATCCGAAACTGACTAGAACATCCTGGCTGCTGGCATGGTGGGTATGGGGGCGGGGGTTCGGAGCTCCTGCGATATTAGCCGGTGACCAAGCAAGGACAGGAGCACCAGCAATCACTTAGCAGCAGTGGATTTCAAGGCGACAGGCGCAGAAACACGCTGAGGCTTAGTGAGAGCGGGACTCCGTTGCCACCAACTTATATTGCAGGACGGAGAACCCCCGCCCCCATATCCACCATGCCTCGACGCAACGCGTCGACACAAACCCCAACCCCCCAGTGAACGACAAAAAAAGCACACAACCGAAAAATCGATTGTGTGCTTTTGGGCTTTATTCTAGTTAAAGTATGACAACACTTGCGTCAATGCGTTTTCAGCGAAGATCGTACGTCCGTGTTCTGCAAGCACTTCTGCTGCCACCGGCGTTACTTCACCATACTCACGTGCTACCGCGGTGATGTCTTGCAAACCAGTTTGTGATACTGAATCATCGAATGACAACTCAAGGTAGTAAGCCTTGTTGTACTCGATAATCTTTGAATCACCAACTTCTTCTTGCATCATCTTAGCGAATTGGATGATGGCTTCAAAGTCGTTGAACTTCAAGATAACTTGACGGCGACCTTGC harbors:
- a CDS encoding competence protein CoiA: MFIAKKHGSVELVKADVAVKTTVYVCPGCEGEVQLKQGTIKTPHFSHVTLRDCQSLAEGESRDHLLGKLQLADFFENIGGTVELEVWLPDIQQRPDLVVTFNNVKIAVEFQCAPITAQRISERSRGFESLGMDVVWVLGPTYQQKKLQQATWAKFARIRGDSLQVAFWRPKNNRVEWQSWWRLDCRNRVGQKDVGDPYRQLLKLQQLATQRADISRRWQKRLYRLGRSLVGMPWICHRLNAMPGGGRATQWELSLAVLLALEKGPQTIEQLQEVLIQQAWFEFGATKQDEAVSLWLNQLLQEWQVADVITRQGDRVWLNRAPEWYPDYQHKFAVLD
- a CDS encoding PTS sugar transporter subunit IIC, translating into MNTFINEKLLPPVMKFVNTKAVTAIKNGMLYPIPFIVIGAIFLILGQFPYQPIADYLDKIGLGPIFLQANNASFGIMALFAVFGIAYSWVRDEGYEGVSAGLLAVVVDILLQPDTIKSVTNIADPDKTSTAWQVSGVIDKAWLGGKGMIVAIIVGLLVGWGYSWFMKKGFTIKLPEQVPANVAASFTALVPGAAIVTIATAVYGIFKLGFNTTLVEWIYTTIQTPLQHATDGPLGVVVVAFLPVFLWFFGVHGATIVGGIMTPLLLANNADNLALYKAGKLTLENGGHIVTQAFMDQFITVTGSGMTIGLVVFMLVRAKSVQMKTLGKLEIVPALFNINEPILFGLPLVLNPLLAVPFILTPLISGFATYFAIYFGIIPPFNGMYVPWTTPAIISGLIVGGWQGALWQALMLVMTGFTYLPFARKYDKVLLAEEQVDAEPSAEDIEKLEEATN
- a CDS encoding 6-phospho-beta-glucosidase — translated: MVKGYKMPDGFLWGAAVAAHQLEGAWDVDDKGVSIADVMLAGKHGVAREVTDEVLPDGNYPNHRGIDFYHTYPEDFKLMKELGLKAFRTSIAWTRIYPNGDDVLPSEEGLRYYDKMIDAMIENDIVPVLTLSHFEMPLHLVTEYGGFRNRQVIDFFVKFADTVIRRYGDRVKYWMTFNEINNQTSWMDPHPMLQNSGLKVYSEDEAQELMYQASHYELLASALVTKRAHEIAREKGCKLLVGDMIAMNPVYPASSKPEDILMAERAMQTRYFWGDVHANGKYPNWLKKFWAHKGFKIDITPEDEKILAENTVDYVAFSYYMSWTVSDTGDEWLEYDEEANHGDNPFLQKSDWGWQIDPVGVRWAMNWMWDRWQKPMFIVENGFGAYDKLEENGEVHDDYRIAYFQGHIESMERAVVLDGIPLIGYLPWSGIDIVSASTGEMLKRYGFIYVDLDDMGQGSGKRYRKDSFKWYQQVIASNGEDLG
- a CDS encoding PTS lactose/cellobiose transporter subunit IIA; its protein translation is MDDARMEVVMGLIMHGGNAKGQAYQAIQFAKEHKYDEAEEALKAANEELKAAHDVQTDMLTKEAQGEHTEVDLYMVHGQDHLMNAITFRDMAVELIELMKRVDALEGK
- a CDS encoding PTS sugar transporter subunit IIB, whose protein sequence is MADKTIMLACAAGMSTSMLVKRMQDAAKAEGKDYEIFAKSTSDIDAELASDHKPDVLLLGPQVGYLKNDVKKKTDEAGIPMDVINMMDYGMMKGDKVLAAAEAMM
- a CDS encoding 6-phospho-beta-glucosidase, with the protein product MGLKLNDDFLWGGAIAAHQAEGAWNVGGKGVSIADILTAGAHGKPREITDGVIEGLNYPNHHGIYFYDTYKADLALMAEMGFKAFRTSIAWTRIFPNGDDATPNEEELQFYDDMFDEMNRLGIEPVITLNHFEMPYHLVTEYGGWSDRRLIDFFVKYAETVFTRYKDKVKYWMTHNEISNQANLTDETMGEFMIWTNSGLKFPEGTPAEEKLAAMVQAGHYELVASAKAVEIGHAINPDFVIGGMLNVAPLYPASSKPADMLAVQKARQARGWFSDVHVRGEYPAEFEAFAKRTGMRPDITEEDREALRAGTVDYLAISYYNSFVIKATSDDDAEFDNLHGYEIVPNPEVQVSDWGWAIDPQGLRYTLNELNDLYPGLPIMIVENGFGAYDEVVDGKVHDQYRIDYLKAHVAEVEKAVVMDGIPVIGYLSWGPIDIVSAGTGEMSKRYGYIYVDLDDMGEGSGERLRKDSFDWYKQVIASHGVDL